In Saprospiraceae bacterium, a genomic segment contains:
- a CDS encoding M48 family metallopeptidase — protein sequence MNKRTSGTLVIALLLAGFSYFKYCSSKSFNEYTQQYQHVGISPDQEIALGLNSAPSMIEQYGGLHPDQRAQDLVKSVGRKLVQNTIAAKTPYQYDFHLLADGETINAFALPGGQVFITTALFTKLENEDQLAGVLGHEIGHVIARHGGERITQNELFQGLSGATTIATGDHHAGQSMAAALNQFFAMPYGREQELQSDDIGVQLMLKSGYDPEAMIGVMEILKANAGPNRVPERMSTHPDPENRMAKIREAIQKHQAKIQ from the coding sequence ATGAATAAAAGAACAAGTGGAACATTGGTCATTGCCTTGCTATTAGCAGGATTTTCATATTTTAAATATTGCAGTTCAAAAAGTTTTAATGAGTATACGCAACAGTATCAACATGTAGGCATAAGTCCTGACCAGGAAATCGCTCTTGGTCTGAATTCTGCACCTTCAATGATCGAACAATATGGAGGATTGCATCCGGACCAGAGGGCACAGGACCTCGTAAAGTCTGTAGGCCGAAAGTTGGTGCAAAATACGATTGCTGCAAAGACTCCCTACCAATATGATTTTCATTTGTTGGCTGATGGAGAGACGATTAACGCCTTCGCATTACCTGGAGGACAGGTATTTATCACAACTGCATTGTTTACAAAACTTGAAAATGAAGACCAACTAGCTGGAGTTCTTGGCCACGAAATAGGACACGTCATCGCCAGGCATGGCGGGGAGCGCATCACCCAGAACGAATTATTCCAGGGGCTTTCGGGGGCAACTACTATTGCAACAGGAGATCATCATGCGGGACAAAGTATGGCTGCGGCCTTAAATCAATTTTTTGCAATGCCCTATGGCAGGGAGCAAGAGTTGCAATCAGACGATATCGGAGTGCAGCTCATGCTAAAATCGGGATATGATCCTGAAGCTATGATTGGAGTTATGGAAATTCTAAAAGCAAATGCAGGCCCGAACCGGGTACCGGAGCGGATGAGTACCCACCCGGATCCGGAAAACCGCATGGCCAAGATTCGAGAAGCCATCCAAAAGCATCAGGCTAAAATTCAATAA